Proteins encoded by one window of Filimonas effusa:
- a CDS encoding TMF family protein, with product MKKKARLYCFLLILILHSTSVFSQNTFPTSGNVGIGTNSPLAKLHVANGELLLQNTEGTAAYPILWLKNITGDRRLRFDYNSMLAEGDHMYIGSRNGYNIIINNESAGNVGIGTASPFAKLQADLIGTNSGYVGGFTTDQNGIFIGSTSSNPSDILLRVNYGLTGRQNGSGGNTAFSVQGNGNVGIGTASPGYKLTVAGDAYTSGQLITEMNSPEGGAVTLINNSKTGQGANCWKLYNMTGTYGDALCFWKYHANGTNGGPQLQLFDNGTSHFNGDLTLSGNQVNYGNMSIGTTASQKNLSVNGNITTRKIKVTQIGWPDYVFDSSYQLPSLSHVETFIKENKHLPEVPSAAEVKKEGLDLGENQAILLKKIEELTLYIIGQNKQISQQNKKIESMEKQIAALQANHPGTDNH from the coding sequence ATGAAAAAAAAAGCGAGACTGTATTGCTTTTTGTTGATCCTCATTTTACACAGCACATCAGTGTTTTCTCAAAATACATTCCCCACAAGTGGAAATGTAGGAATTGGAACGAATTCTCCATTGGCAAAACTGCATGTTGCCAACGGAGAATTACTGCTACAGAATACAGAAGGAACTGCTGCTTATCCCATATTGTGGTTGAAAAATATAACAGGAGACCGTCGTTTGCGGTTCGACTATAATAGCATGCTCGCTGAAGGCGATCATATGTATATCGGTAGTCGCAATGGATATAATATTATTATAAATAATGAGTCTGCCGGTAATGTCGGCATAGGGACGGCTTCTCCGTTTGCAAAATTACAGGCAGATTTGATTGGCACAAATAGCGGGTATGTAGGCGGATTTACTACCGATCAGAACGGTATTTTTATAGGCAGCACCAGTTCTAATCCTTCAGATATTCTGTTAAGAGTAAATTATGGTCTTACTGGTAGACAAAATGGTTCGGGAGGAAATACTGCATTCTCCGTCCAGGGTAATGGCAACGTGGGTATAGGAACAGCTTCGCCGGGTTACAAATTAACAGTAGCTGGTGATGCTTATACAAGTGGGCAACTCATTACTGAAATGAATTCGCCTGAAGGAGGCGCTGTCACCCTTATTAACAATTCAAAAACGGGACAGGGCGCAAACTGCTGGAAGCTTTACAATATGACAGGTACATATGGTGACGCTCTTTGTTTCTGGAAATATCATGCTAATGGAACAAATGGCGGCCCGCAGCTTCAATTATTCGACAATGGAACCAGTCACTTTAACGGCGATCTTACCCTCTCTGGAAACCAGGTGAATTACGGCAATATGTCAATTGGTACAACGGCATCTCAGAAGAACTTGTCGGTGAATGGTAATATAACAACAAGGAAAATAAAAGTTACTCAAATCGGCTGGCCCGACTATGTCTTTGATTCTTCTTACCAGCTCCCATCGCTTTCTCACGTCGAAACCTTCATCAAAGAAAACAAACACCTCCCCGAAGTACCCTCCGCTGCAGAGGTAAAAAAGGAAGGCCTTGATCTTGGAGAAAATCAAGCCATTTTATTAAAAAAGATAGAAGAATTGACCTTATATATCATCGGTCAAAATAAGCAAATCAGCCAGCAAAATAAAAAGATAGAGAGCATGGAAAAGCAGATTGCTGCATTGCAGGCAAATCATCCGGGTACTGATAACCACTAA
- a CDS encoding tail fiber protein, giving the protein MKKMINLLLLLFAFNHSFSQTLQTVTSNGNSTSNSIEILNGAYLNVNSGNISVGDAKVSLNAFGNHLNGGYALIQPSYHAVGYNIPLVLNSQGGNVGIGTTSPVYKLDVNGDAIVRGECISSRSGDVGGALTLSNAAKTANGTASSWRLFNMTGVYGNSLQFWAYDNQGCGGGLCHSRLTLMDNGNVGIGTASPAFKLHVNGEAGFSGALYTSNAEGLRVTNPNGYISGWDNTSTVRTGYLQFNTGTSVVLNAENGTFLSFNTGIAERMRIKPNGNVGIGTTNPMEYKLAVEGTVGARKIKVTQETWADYVFDASYQLPSLSHVESFIKENKRLPEVPSAAEVKKEGLDLGDNQAVLLKKIEELTLYIIQQNKKIEQMEKRMAEMEAKQSK; this is encoded by the coding sequence ATGAAAAAAATGATCAACCTGCTGTTACTCTTATTTGCCTTTAATCACTCTTTTTCTCAAACGCTGCAGACAGTTACTTCCAATGGTAACAGTACATCAAATAGCATAGAAATATTAAATGGTGCCTACTTAAATGTCAATAGTGGAAATATTTCCGTCGGGGATGCCAAGGTTTCTCTTAACGCTTTTGGCAATCATTTAAATGGGGGATATGCGTTGATTCAACCTTCATATCATGCAGTAGGCTATAATATACCGTTGGTGTTGAACAGCCAAGGCGGTAATGTCGGTATAGGAACAACCTCTCCTGTTTATAAACTCGATGTTAATGGTGATGCAATTGTAAGGGGGGAATGTATAAGTAGCAGGTCTGGAGATGTTGGAGGGGCGCTAACTCTTTCCAATGCCGCAAAAACAGCCAATGGTACCGCAAGTTCATGGCGGTTATTCAACATGACTGGCGTCTATGGAAATAGTCTTCAATTCTGGGCCTATGATAACCAGGGATGTGGAGGCGGGTTATGCCATAGCCGCTTAACGCTGATGGATAATGGCAACGTTGGCATAGGAACAGCTTCTCCTGCTTTTAAGCTCCACGTAAACGGGGAAGCAGGATTTTCAGGCGCCCTCTACACAAGTAACGCGGAAGGTTTAAGAGTTACTAACCCAAATGGTTATATTTCTGGCTGGGATAATACAAGTACTGTTCGCACCGGGTATCTTCAATTTAACACCGGGACTAGCGTAGTGTTAAATGCAGAAAATGGAACATTTCTTAGTTTTAATACCGGAATTGCTGAACGTATGAGGATCAAGCCGAATGGGAATGTAGGAATAGGGACTACAAATCCCATGGAATACAAACTAGCCGTTGAAGGCACGGTTGGCGCTCGCAAAATAAAAGTAACCCAGGAAACCTGGGCAGACTACGTTTTTGATGCTTCTTATCAACTCCCATCGTTATCACATGTCGAAAGCTTCATCAAAGAAAACAAACGCCTCCCCGAAGTTCCCTCCGCTGCAGAGGTGAAAAAGGAAGGCCTTGATCTCGGAGATAATCAGGCTGTACTCCTTAAAAAGATAGAAGAGCTTACCCTCTATATCATCCAACAAAACAAAAAAATAGAGCAAATGGAAAAGCGGATGGCTGAAATGGAAGCCAAACAATCAAAATAA